The DNA sequence GATGAACAATCTAGTATATCCTTTAGAACCTTCTCTACTGCGGCTTTCACGACGATCTCCGCGCTCTCCACGATCAGCTCTGATATCACGCGCATCTACATTCAAATCTGGTGCATTGCGGTAATAATCTAGGAATTTGTTGAATTCTAAAGAAGCAAAACGTGCGATAATCTCCTCTTTGCTCAAATCTTGGAAGTTTTCCATGATAGCAGGCAAAAATGGTGCAATTTCTTCTTGATTAACCGTTACATCATTAATCTTGTTAACGATTTTGAACAATTGTTTCTCGCATACTTCTGCACCAGTTGGAACTTCTTTCTTTTCGAAAGATTTGCCAATGATTTTTTCGATATGACGAATCTTGCTCATCTCTTTCACATTTACCAACGAAATCGAGATACCAGTTTTTCCGGCACGAGCTGTACGACCAGAGCGGTGCGTATAGTTTTCTACCTCATCTGGTAAAGAATAGTTGATTACGTGAGTTACATCGTTCACATCGATACCACGAGCAGCCACATCAGTTGCAATAAGCAACTGTAGGTTGCGATCACGGTAGCGTTTCATGACGCGGTCACGTTGTTGCTGCGATAAGTCACCATGCAAAGAATCCGCATTGTAACCATCTTTCATCAATGCTTCAGCGATCTCTTGTGTTTCAATCTTAGTACGACAGAAAACAATTCCGAAAATCTGAGGATAAGAGTCTACAATGCGTTTAAATGCCGCATACTTGTCTCTTGCTCTTATTAAAAAGTACTGGTGTTCGATGTTTGCATTTCCCGTGTTTTTTGTACCTACGGTCAATTCAAAAGGATCGGTCATGTATTTCTGTGCAATACGACGAACCTCTTTAGGCATCGTAGCAGAAAATAACCATGTTTTTTTCGTGTCTGGAGTCTCAGAAAGGATATTGTTAATGTCCTCCTGGAATCCCATGTTCAGCATTTCATCTGCTTCGTCCAACACGACATAATTGACGTCGGAGAAATTAATGGCTTTACGGCCAATGATATCCAACATACGTCCTGGAGTGGCGACCACGATCTGCACACCACGTCTAATTTGACGTAATTGATCGCTGATGTTCGCTCCTCCGTATACAGCTACCACGCTAACGCCATCAATGTACTTAGCGAATTTTTCCAAATCTCTTGAGATTTGTAGACACAGTTCACGTGTCGGACAAAGTACTAGGGCTTGTGGATGCTTTTGTGAAGGATCGATTTGTTCTAATAGAGGGAGACCGAATGCTGCTGTCTTCCCTGTGCCGGTTTGGGCTAATCCGACAAAATCGTTGTTGCCAGTCAATAAAACAGGAATGGCTTGTTCCTGGATAGGAGAAGGTTTTTCGAAACCTAGCTCGGTGACTGCATTAACAATCTCATGACGGATTCCCAATTCTAAAAATGGGTTCATGAAATAAATTATACAATAGGCTATATTGCCTAAGGCGGTGCAAAGATAGCAGTAATAATTTATAAAACCTAAAATATTATGAAACAATATTTTAAAGACCGCCCAATGACAAACCTACCGTTGCTATTTGATGCAGAACCTCGTATCTTTGAAGATACTCAAAAACGTCATGAATACAACTCACCACCACCTGATTGCGCCATCTATGCTTGCGGCAGATTTTGCCCATATCCAACGCGATGTAGACCTGGTTAATCAAAGTGAAGCAGATTGGTTTCATATTGATATCATGGATGGTTTGTTCGTGCCAAATATATCTTTTGGGTTTCCAGTAATGAAAGCCATACATCGCTATGCGACAAAACCGTTAGATGTACATTTGATGATCGAGAAACCGGATCGCTATTTGGAGGAGTTTAAAGAAGCCGGTGCAGCGCATATTACGGTACATTATGAAGCCTGTACGCATCTTCATCGCACCATTTGGGCGATTAAAGAGTTGGATTGTTTAGCGGGCGTAGCACTTAACCCACACACCCCAGTTCATCTATTGAAAGATATTTTGCCCGATCTGGATATGGTATGCTTGATGTCGGTAAATCCAGGTTTTGGTGGTCAAAAGTTCATTGAAAATACGTACGCCAAGATTCGCGAATTGCGATCCCTATCTAAGGGAGTGAATGATCAATTGTTGATCCAAATCGATGGAGGTGTGAGCCTGGATAATGCCGCTGCGCTGATCGCCGCGGGAGCAAATGTGCTGGTAGCTGGAAGTTTTGTTTTTAATTCTGCGAATCCCACGCAAACAATCCATTCTTTGAAATCGGTAGATCCGCATTTAAAAATTGTATAGACCGATTTTTGACTTTTCCGATGAAAATATCTATTGAAATTATTGATTTAATGCGTTGATTATCAAGTAATAAATTGTTAATTTAGAATATTTCCAAATTTGGCTGATAGTCTTTAGCTCTTCGTATAAAAGCGTCTTATTTTGTATTTTTGTAGTAAAAAGTAGAAAGCGTGTGGCTTTTCTCTTATGTCAGCAGATGGAAAAGCTATAGTAGCTCTGAATATACTGTTATACAACATCCCGCAGGAACCAGCATATGATGGTGCGACGTAAAAAAGTTTGAGCCAATGTTTAGCAAAGTGTGCAGCGGATGATGCCAGAGGAGTTTGAGACATTCATTCAGATGATTTCTCTTCTCCATAATATGTTTCGAGGCTTGTTACAGTTGTGTAAGTTATCGGAAGCATCATTAATCATTTCATAAGATTCTGCACGCTGATTTAAAGGAAGAAATTAAAAGACAGGTCATTATCAGCTATCTGTCACCCTATAAGAATAAAGTTTAACTATGAGTGTTTACAACGAATACATACAGGAAATCGAAGAAAGAAAACTTCAAGGATTGCATCCAAAGCCCATTGATGGTGATGAGTTGCTTGGTGCTATCATCCAACAGATTATAGATATTGATCATGAGCATAGAGCAAATTCTCTCGGTTTATTTATCTACAATGTCTTGCCCGGTACAACGAGTGCGGCTGGCGTCAAAGCGCAATTTTTAAAGGAAATTATTCTTGGTCAAGTTGCTGTAGCAGAAATTACAACAGCATATGCTTTTGAGCTATTGTCTCATATGAAAGGCGGTCCTTCTATAGCGGTTTTATTAGATTTGGCCTTAGGAGAGGACGCATCTATCGCGAAGCAAGCTGCTGACGTGTTGAAAACACAAGTATTCCTTTATGATGCGGATACTGATCGCTTGAAAGAAGCTTTCCACGCAGGGAATCCAACCGCCATCGAGATTATTAAGAGCTATGCACAAGCAGAGTTTTTTACCAAGCTTCCTAGCGTTCCAGAAGAAATCAAAATTGTCACGTTTATTGCTGGAGAAGGAGATATCTCCACCGATTTACTTTCGCCAGGAAATCAGGCTCACTCGCGTTCCGATCGGGAGTTGCATGGTAAATGCATGATTACGCCAGAAGCGCAACAACAGATCAAGGATTTGCAAATGCAACATCCAGATAGTAGTGTGATGTTAATTGCTGAAAAAGGTACCATGGGCGTTGGGTCCTCCAGAATGTCTGGCGTGAACAATGTCGCTCTATGGACAGGAAAGCAGGCAAGCCCGTACGTTCCCTTTGTGAATATTGCGCCAATCGTAGGAGGTACCAATGGTATTTCTCCTATTTTCCTTACCACAGTGGATGTTACTGGGGGTATCGGTATAGATCTGAAAAACTGGGTAAAAAAGGTAGATGCAGAAGGCAATATAGTACGTAACGAAAAGAATGAGCCCATTTTAGAAGAGGTTTATGCTGTCGCTACGGGTACGGAGCTAACCATTAATACCAAAACAAAAAAATTATATCAGGGAGATCAGGAACTGATCGATATTTCTAAAGCGTTGACGCCGCAGAAAATGGAGTTTATCAAAGCAGGTGGTTCTTATGCGATCGTATTTGGTAAGAAAATCCAAACTTTCGCAGCCGGACTATTGGATATCGAAGCCCCACTTGTTTTTGCCGCTTCCAAAGAAGTGTCTGTTGATGGACAAGGATTAACCGCAGTTGAAAAAATATTTAACAAAAATGCAGTAGGTACTACGCCAGGGAAAGTGTTGCATGCAGGCTCAGATGTGCGTGTTCAAGTGAATATCGTTGGATCACAAGATACCACTGGATTGATGACGGCGCAAGAGTTGGAAGCAATGGCAGCCACTGTTATTTCTCCCATTGTAGACGGAGCGTATCAATCCGGTTGTCATACGGCATCAGTTTGGGATAAAAAAGCACAGGCAAATATTCCAAAATTGATGAAATTCATGAACGAATTTGGCTTGATCACCGCACGTGATCCCAAAGGCGAATATCATGCGATGACGGATGTAATCCATAAGGTGTTGAATGACATTACCATTGATGAATGGGCAATCATTATCGGAGGAGATTCGCATACCAGAATGTCTAAAGGAGTAGCTTTCGGTGCTGACTCAGGAACGGTGGCATTAGCCTTGGCGACAGGAGAGGCTTCGATGCCTATACCCGAATCGGTGAAAGTAACTTTCAAAGGTGGCATGAAAGAGCACATGGACTTCCGTGATGTCGTACATGCTACTCAATTACAGATGCTGCAGCAATTCGGTGGAGAAAATGTTTTCCAGGGACGTATCATCGAAGTGCATATTGGTACATTATTGGCCGACCAAGCATTCACTTTTACGGATTGGACGGCGGAGATGAAAGCAAAAGCCTCTATCTGTATCTCTCAAGATGATACTTTGATCGAATCTTTGGAGATTGCCAAGCGCCGTATCCAAATCATGATCGAAAAAGGTATGGAGAATAAAAGTCAGGTGCTACAAGGCTTGATTAACAAAGCAGATAAAAGGATCACAGAGATCAAGTCGGGCGCGATACCTGCTTTAACTCCAGATGAAAATGCCAAATATTACGCAGAAGTAGTCATCGATTTAGATATAATTGATGAGCCTATGATTGCCGATCCAGACGTAAACAACCAAGATGTCTCTAAGCGTTATACGCACGACACCATTCGCGATCTATCATTTTATGAAGGTACGAAAAAGGTAGACTTAGGATTCGTCGGTTCCTGTATGGTACACAAAGGGGATTTAAAAATTGTAGCTCAAATGCTTAAGAATTTGGAAGCTCAAAAAGGCAAGGTGGAGTTTAATGCACCACTGGTTGTCGCAGCACCAACCTACAATATTATTGATGAACTAGAAGTAGAAGGCGATTGGGATATTTTACAGAAATATTCGGGTTTTGAATTTAGTGACTTAATGCCGAAAAGCTCCGCCCGTACAGAATACGAAAATATTATGTACCTAGAGCGACCAGGCTGTAATCTGTGTATGGGAAACCAGGAAAAAGCAGCAAAAGGAGATACGGTGATGGCCACATCTACCAGACTTTTCCAAGGAAGAGTGGTGGAAGATTCGGAAGGTAAGAAAGGAGAATCTTTGTTAGCCTCTACGCCAGTAGTAGTTTTGTCTGCTATTTTGGGAAGAATTCCAACAATCGAAGAATATAGAGTAGCGGTTGATGGGATCAACCTGACAAAATTTACACCAATAGAAAAACAAATGGTGGTGTAATCTGTATTGTTTTTAAACCAATAGAAGAGATAAAATTATACGTATATGGCTTTTGATATTAATATGATTGAGAAGGTGTATAGCCTCTACGAAGAGCGTGTCAATGCGGCACGTAAGGTAGTAGGCAAACCTTTGACTTTAGCAGAGAAGATTCTATATACCCACTTGTGGAATGGCAATGCGGAAGAAGCATACGAAAGAGGACAATCGTATGTCGATTTCTCGCCAGATCGAGTGGCTATGCAGGATGCGACTG is a window from the Sphingobacterium sp. lm-10 genome containing:
- a CDS encoding bifunctional aconitate hydratase 2/2-methylisocitrate dehydratase; translation: MSVYNEYIQEIEERKLQGLHPKPIDGDELLGAIIQQIIDIDHEHRANSLGLFIYNVLPGTTSAAGVKAQFLKEIILGQVAVAEITTAYAFELLSHMKGGPSIAVLLDLALGEDASIAKQAADVLKTQVFLYDADTDRLKEAFHAGNPTAIEIIKSYAQAEFFTKLPSVPEEIKIVTFIAGEGDISTDLLSPGNQAHSRSDRELHGKCMITPEAQQQIKDLQMQHPDSSVMLIAEKGTMGVGSSRMSGVNNVALWTGKQASPYVPFVNIAPIVGGTNGISPIFLTTVDVTGGIGIDLKNWVKKVDAEGNIVRNEKNEPILEEVYAVATGTELTINTKTKKLYQGDQELIDISKALTPQKMEFIKAGGSYAIVFGKKIQTFAAGLLDIEAPLVFAASKEVSVDGQGLTAVEKIFNKNAVGTTPGKVLHAGSDVRVQVNIVGSQDTTGLMTAQELEAMAATVISPIVDGAYQSGCHTASVWDKKAQANIPKLMKFMNEFGLITARDPKGEYHAMTDVIHKVLNDITIDEWAIIIGGDSHTRMSKGVAFGADSGTVALALATGEASMPIPESVKVTFKGGMKEHMDFRDVVHATQLQMLQQFGGENVFQGRIIEVHIGTLLADQAFTFTDWTAEMKAKASICISQDDTLIESLEIAKRRIQIMIEKGMENKSQVLQGLINKADKRITEIKSGAIPALTPDENAKYYAEVVIDLDIIDEPMIADPDVNNQDVSKRYTHDTIRDLSFYEGTKKVDLGFVGSCMVHKGDLKIVAQMLKNLEAQKGKVEFNAPLVVAAPTYNIIDELEVEGDWDILQKYSGFEFSDLMPKSSARTEYENIMYLERPGCNLCMGNQEKAAKGDTVMATSTRLFQGRVVEDSEGKKGESLLASTPVVVLSAILGRIPTIEEYRVAVDGINLTKFTPIEKQMVV
- a CDS encoding DEAD/DEAH box helicase; translated protein: MNPFLELGIRHEIVNAVTELGFEKPSPIQEQAIPVLLTGNNDFVGLAQTGTGKTAAFGLPLLEQIDPSQKHPQALVLCPTRELCLQISRDLEKFAKYIDGVSVVAVYGGANISDQLRQIRRGVQIVVATPGRMLDIIGRKAINFSDVNYVVLDEADEMLNMGFQEDINNILSETPDTKKTWLFSATMPKEVRRIAQKYMTDPFELTVGTKNTGNANIEHQYFLIRARDKYAAFKRIVDSYPQIFGIVFCRTKIETQEIAEALMKDGYNADSLHGDLSQQQRDRVMKRYRDRNLQLLIATDVAARGIDVNDVTHVINYSLPDEVENYTHRSGRTARAGKTGISISLVNVKEMSKIRHIEKIIGKSFEKKEVPTGAEVCEKQLFKIVNKINDVTVNQEEIAPFLPAIMENFQDLSKEEIIARFASLEFNKFLDYYRNAPDLNVDARDIRADRGERGDRRESRSREGSKGYTRLFINLGSVDDFSRGDMLGYICNNTRISGKDIGKIDLKGVFTFFEVQDAEVQKVIQGFQNVDFNGRGVRIEVSGEGGGGGGERRGRSNDRPRNGGGGGGRSGGGRSYRSDDNKGGGFKDFSGKRRPSSSSSRSKY
- the rpe gene encoding ribulose-phosphate 3-epimerase — its product is MNTTHHHLIAPSMLAADFAHIQRDVDLVNQSEADWFHIDIMDGLFVPNISFGFPVMKAIHRYATKPLDVHLMIEKPDRYLEEFKEAGAAHITVHYEACTHLHRTIWAIKELDCLAGVALNPHTPVHLLKDILPDLDMVCLMSVNPGFGGQKFIENTYAKIRELRSLSKGVNDQLLIQIDGGVSLDNAAALIAAGANVLVAGSFVFNSANPTQTIHSLKSVDPHLKIV